A segment of the Candidatus Caldatribacterium sp. genome:
CAAAAGCCCGCTCAGGCACTCTTCATGCACCATTGCCGGAATACCGAGCCGAGTCTTTTCCTTCAAGAAACGCTGGATCTCGTTCCCCAGCACCACCGCTTCCTCAGGTTCAAGATCTGGATTACCGAAGAGACGAGTAATCTGCCCGATGCCATTCCCAAGAAGCGCTCTTGCCTTCTCCTCAGAAAACTTCTTCCCCTCAAGGAGCCGATTGGCGTGCACGGCACAGAGCTGGGCCACCTTTTCCTCGAGAGTCATACGCTCAAGGAGTTCACAGACGTTCATAGGACCTTTCCTCCCTTGTCTTTTGGGATTCTCTCAAGCGGTGACATCGCACCAAAACCCCTGAGACGACAACCTCCTCAGGAGTTTCTTGCCTGCATATTTCCATGACCTCAGGGCACCTTCCGGCAAACCGACACCCTGAAAGGAGGTACTCTTCCCTCTCCTCAAGGAGTACCACCTTTTCCTCCAGCCGCTTCTCCGGATTCGGCTCGGGAATGGAAGAGAGAAGGAGTCTCGTGTAAGGATGTCTGGGGTTCCCTAAGACCTCTTCCACCTTCCCCATTTCCACAATATTGCCCCGGAACATCACCGCAATCCGATCGCTCACGTAGTAGGCAGTGGCCAGATCATGGGTAATGTAGAGGACACTCACCCCAAGCTCATCGCAGAGTTTACGGAAGAGGTTCACGATGGACATGCGCAGAGAAGCATCGACCATAGAAACCGGCTCATCGGCAACAAGAAGGGAGGGGTTGGTGAGGAGGGCCCGGGCAATGGAGGCCCGCTGGAGCTGGCCCCCCGAGAACTCGCTTGGGTACTTTCCCGCAATCTCTTCAAGGGATAACCCCACCGCTTTGAGCTTTGCATCAATAAGGGCTTCGGCCTCCTTGCGGCTTTTGGCAAGTCCGAAATTCTCCACCGTCTCGAAAAAGTACGCTTCCACCATCCGGAGGGGATTAAAAGTCTCAAAGGGATTCTGGAATACCGCCTGAACTTCCCGAAACCAGGCTTTCCGGTCGACAACCTCTGCTAAATCCTTTCCCCGGTACCGGATGGTTCCACCTGTTGGGGTTTCAAACCCAAGAATCATCCGAGCCGTCGTCGTCTTCCCACAGCCGCTTTCCCCCGCCAGCGTAAAAATCTCGCCTTCCTCGATGGTAAAGGAAACCCGATCCACTGCAGTGATACGCACTCGGGAGAAAAGGCTTCCTAAGGTGAAGACCTTGGTGAGATTTTTGACCTCAAGAAGCGGCGACACAGCTCTCCCTCCTCAGGAAACAGGCGACTTTCTGTTCCCCACAGGGTACAAGTTCTGGGGTTTCTTCCCGGCACCGGGAAAAGGCATGAGGGCAGCGGGGATGGAAGGCGCATCCTGCAGGGAGATTGGCAAGAGAGGGAGGACTTCCCGGAGCGCATTCCCTGGGGCTTTTGTCCCCAATTCGGGGCAGAGAACGGATGAGGTACTGGGTGTACGGGTGGAGAGGGTTCGTGAAAACCTCCCAGGTTGGACCTTCCTCGACGATTCTTCCCGCGTACATTATGGCCATCCGGGTGGTTACTGCGGCGTGGATTCCCATGTCATGAGTCACAAGGACAATGGTGTTCCGCAGGCTCTTTTGGACTTCAGAAAGGAGCTGCAGCACTGCCCGTTGCGCCACCACATCCAAGGCCGTCGTGGGTTCATCGGCAAGGATAACCCGGGGCCTCAAGAGAGTAGCCAGGGCAATGGCCACCCGCTGGCGCATGCCCCCAGAGAGCTGGTGCGGATAGGCTTCAAGAATTCGGGGAGAGAGCCCGAGGTTCTCGAGGTGTCTCTCCGCTTCCTTGAGGAGCTCCTGGCGGATTCTACCCGAAACGTGGCTTTCGAGGAAATCCGCAAAAGTAGCCTTGATTTTTGTCACCGGATTGAAAACACTCATGGACCCCTGAGGAATGTAGGATATGTACGTCCAGCGGAGCTTCTGCTTCTCCTTTGGGGAAAGCGAAAGCGCATCAAGGTATTCCCCGTTGACCCGGTAGAGCACCCTTCCCCCAAAGTGCCGCAGAGGGGGCTCGAGATTCCCCAAAAGAGTCTTGAGGAACGTCGTTTTCCCGCATCCACTTTCCCCGGCGATGCCATAGACCTCGCCTTCGGGAATGCTCAAGCTCACCCCGTTCACCGCTTTAATAATTTTCTTCCCCTTTACCGTCTCAAGAACGTAAAAAGCCTGGAGTTTCTCCACTTCGATGATGCCCGTTCTCATCGTGCCCCAATCCTTTGCACCCGTGTCCGAGGATCAAGGTACTCACTCACGCTCACAGAAAGCCAGTACAGGGCTACAAGAAGGAGAATCGTCAAAGTGATAGGTGTCATAATCCACCACCAGTGCCCAAGAAGCATTGCCTGGTAGGTAATGGCCCACTGGAGGGTTGTTCCAAGAGTTGGAATCTCAAGACGGACAAGACCAAGAATGGCAAGGACGATCTCCATCCCTATGGCCCAGGCGATATTGTTGATGAGGGTTGAGAAGATAAGGGGTGTCGTAAAGGGGAGGTACTCCTTGGCCACCAAGGCCATGGTACCGTTTCCAGAAAGCACCGAGGTTTTTGT
Coding sequences within it:
- a CDS encoding ABC transporter ATP-binding protein, which produces MSPLLEVKNLTKVFTLGSLFSRVRITAVDRVSFTIEEGEIFTLAGESGCGKTTTARMILGFETPTGGTIRYRGKDLAEVVDRKAWFREVQAVFQNPFETFNPLRMVEAYFFETVENFGLAKSRKEAEALIDAKLKAVGLSLEEIAGKYPSEFSGGQLQRASIARALLTNPSLLVADEPVSMVDASLRMSIVNLFRKLCDELGVSVLYITHDLATAYYVSDRIAVMFRGNIVEMGKVEEVLGNPRHPYTRLLLSSIPEPNPEKRLEEKVVLLEEREEYLLSGCRFAGRCPEVMEICRQETPEEVVVSGVLVRCHRLRESQKTREERSYERL
- a CDS encoding ABC transporter ATP-binding protein, yielding MRTGIIEVEKLQAFYVLETVKGKKIIKAVNGVSLSIPEGEVYGIAGESGCGKTTFLKTLLGNLEPPLRHFGGRVLYRVNGEYLDALSLSPKEKQKLRWTYISYIPQGSMSVFNPVTKIKATFADFLESHVSGRIRQELLKEAERHLENLGLSPRILEAYPHQLSGGMRQRVAIALATLLRPRVILADEPTTALDVVAQRAVLQLLSEVQKSLRNTIVLVTHDMGIHAAVTTRMAIMYAGRIVEEGPTWEVFTNPLHPYTQYLIRSLPRIGDKSPRECAPGSPPSLANLPAGCAFHPRCPHAFSRCREETPELVPCGEQKVACFLRRESCVAAS